One part of the Aspergillus luchuensis IFO 4308 DNA, chromosome 5, nearly complete sequence genome encodes these proteins:
- a CDS encoding uncharacterized protein (COG:S;~EggNog:ENOG410PSSX), which produces MGSSQSEESGAKAPTHIDYKLENIIAGALDDGGVPNVFCGHGLMSVYGLVQEQKSSTWVIPNFYIAEADSLLQEAGFHSCHRSYCEGYRPNKRPFAPAYHYHVQPRLNRPYNHVVLLYKMNDLFIDLAPVPTRLPPLDDPDYMLVDDPRLPDYNDEAGNGRWQSIRSIKIPKPARFIDAVVLLMVREWPQDPTSSIWYGYLSELLDHINESGDYELVPSWDVLGDVARGFVKFYFDGETKKSPCEVKNYISRLRDDMIEKTKLSLLLMADEDE; this is translated from the exons ATGGGGAGTTCACAGTCCGAAGAGTCTGGAGCGAAAGCTCCCACTCATATCGACTATAAACTAGAAAACATTATTGCGGGGGCGCTAGATGATGGTGGAGTGCCCAACGTGTTCTGCGGTCACGGGCTAATGAGCGTCTATGGACTTGTGCAGGAGCAGAAG AGTTCCACCTGGGTAATCCCCAACTTCTACATCGCAGAAGCAGACTCCCTTCTCCAAGAGGCCGGTTTCCACAGTTGCCATAGGTCTTACTGCGAGGGATACCGGCCCAACAAGAGGCCTTTTGCACCGGCATATCACTACCATGTCCAACCGCGGCTGAACAGACCGTACAATCACGTCGTGCTCTTATATAAGATGAACGACCTGTTTATTGACCTGGCGCCGGTTCCCACGCGATTACCACCATTGGATGATCCGGACTATATGCTAGTTGATGATCCTCGGCTACCAGACTACAATGATGAAGCTGGAAATGGTCGTTGGCAGTCTATTCGTTCGATCAAAATTCCAAAGCCAGCCCGGTTCATTGACGCTGTAGTCCTTCTTATGGTGAGAGAGTGGCCTCAGGACCCTACGTCTTCTATCTGGTATGGATACTTGAGTGAGCTGCTGGATCATATCAATGAAAGCGGGGACTATGAGCTTGTTCCGAGTTGGGATGTGTTGGGAGATGTAGCGCGTGGCTTTGTGAAGTTTTATTTCGACggggagacgaagaagagtcCGTGTGAGGTgaagaattatatatctagattacGGGATGACATGATCGAGAAGACGAAGCTATCTTTACTTCTCATggcagatgaagatgaatga